AAGTCTGCTGCGTCGGtttgattcaggcaacccatttcatgctctaatggcaaGAAGGAGCACTTGAACAAATATGTCCTAGCATAATGGAATAAGAAATTCGCCTTAATCTTAGcatctttttgagtattttattatgctgtttttttttttaaagatatgattcagtgtttaatgtgttagtgctactttattttttaatcttcaattctgatgTGTCTCTAAATATAGTGATGGTGTTTCTCTAATCACATatgaatattagtttgttataaCTCTCACGGCTCTTTTTTGACCCTGgtctagtttttttatgttttctggAGATAAGAGGTCCAAAACAGAGGACGCATATTCAATGCTAGTCTCACCAAGGttaagaatcatttttttttcaatcaatacAGAGGCTATTCCTAATGCTGGAAAAGTAAAGAGAACCTTTACAATAGGATCAACTCATAACGCTACATTCACAAAACTATCTTATAGAAACTTGTAGAAACGTTGCTATAGCTGAAATACAGAATCAAATCATGAAAGACGAAGAATTTGTTTCTAAAATCTGTCAATATCAAAACTCCTGGCTAGGAAAGAGCTTTCAAGTTATATCAAAGATGTATGCTATCAAGTTACTGACAACCTTGCAATCAGCAACGCAGCTTTCCGCCGCCCCAACCATGTCCAAAGGCCTGCTGGGAAAATAGATCTTCCTTTACAGAGGATAGAAAAGCCAAACACTTTGTATACAAGCAGacgttttgttttgcttatcaGGAGACACGAGGAAAACTTGAGTCATGAACAccctctagatctagttctcccAGTGTGTCACAGCTGTGCCGGCTAACACACGAAAGGAGCCGACATCTGGGcatgttttgaaatgttttcatttcttttaaggCGCGTAAAAACACATCTGTACATGCACCATATACCCAGATAGATTTAGACACcctttgttatatatataaggaaaactataaaaaaaatataaaaaaaaaacaagatagaCTTAaagcaatattattattattattattattatataataataatatttcctAAGCCAGAACAAATATCTTACAACCTTGTAGAGTGTAGAGTTTTCTTTCCCTTTGTGTAAGAACGGTAGAGTTagggaaaaaaatatcattGTGAAAAGCATTAGCgtgaataaaaatgtaatatcttAAAATGACTGTCGTATAACGCACATATTTCTGATAGCATTTTTAGCATTAGCAATATATGCTTTCTACAATGGAATGGTCCAAATCAAGCTAATCTCAATAACCCGCTCTTTGTTCACACTTTCAGTTTAAAGATCCAGTTACACTCAGAAGAAGTCTTAATAAAAatcgaaaaaaagaaaaaaaagaatggaaagTAACATGGAGAAATGTAGAGGGAAACTAGAGACAAAGTAAGAAAACGAAAAAGATATTTAGATGTACATATAAATAGTCAAAATAGATAACGTCAGTAACGCCATTTTGAAAGAGCCACTGTTTcaattaaataataacaattttagATCATAGGggcacaattatttttgtatgaTTGTAATGGCGGATACCATTATACGTAcatatatgcatgactaaatgcatgacgcgtaggacgtaatcatcttcttttttgaagtaacgtctgtattatataagataagatatatttttGATGACATAAGAGAAAGATATTAAATGTTTGATTTTGCTAAAACGTCCAAatcatacttttttaaaatacatagagTTATCAACACTTCCGGTATTCCGTACAGCCGGATAAACAAAATGATAATGATTTGCCTCTATTATGGTAATGTGTAGTAACAGTGCAATTATAACCAAACAGGTTCAAAAATAATAAgttcaaaaagaaacaaatgctTGAGCACATCTACTCACCACAGCCACAATGCGGCCTGCTTGAATCGGTATATAGCTTTCCCTTTTCCCTCCCATGGTAGCTGTGAAAGCAGCCTGGGGCGACTGGTTTGTCTGTACCATTCGGAGACAGCTTCTCTTCCGTGTTTTGTTTGCTTCTGATAGCTGCCAAGTCGGAAGAAAGGTCAGATTTGGCAGTAGAGAACTGACTGCTAAAGTCGGAGCTGGCGGTGTGGTACTGCTCTGAACCTACGTCAGAGAGATTGCAGCTCCACTCGGGACACCCTTCGTCATCGTCGGCATCACTCGAGTCCCACGTGGGCATTCGGTGCAACGCACGCGCTCTTGTGTCACGATGCTCTGGGAGCACGGGGCTAGCCGGAGATTGTCCGCCGCGGGGGCGAATCAGACAAAGTAAATCATCAGCGGAGCACGAGTGGTTGTGGTCCAGCTTCGTGACGCGGTGCCCAATGTTGATCAGTGAGTGGCTCCTGTTCCTGGACGTAGGCGACTGGCTGTAGGAAAAATCCTCGTCCGTGTCCTCGTCGATGTGAAGGTCCGAGCAACACGAGCACGAGAAAGAGCACGAGAGGTCCTCGCGGCTAGAACACAGGGTTGAGGTTGATGAGTAGTGACTACCATCGTTGAGTTGGTCTGACCAGAGGCTACTTGAAGAGTGGTCATCACCAGCATCGTCCGAAagggaagaagaagaatcaCAATTGCGTAGAGAAGACAGCCTTATTGAAGCTGGAAGAGACAAATCAGTGAACACACATGACTGGGCACTGTGCGAGTTATCCTTTAAGTCTAAAAATGACCTGTGGTCATCATCGTGTCCATGGCAGCCAGATAGATCCGCCATTGACTGTGTTTTAAGATGTTTTTGCTGAAATCCGCCACGTGATAACCCATACTTAGATCGATGTGAGCAACCATCAAGTAAAAGTCGACTGTTCCTTCTCATCTTCTTCAGAATTTTCTCCCAATCCTCTATAGAGCGCCAAATGAGACCCCCTTGAGGGTGCTCATCTGTACAGCTCGGTTTAGCCTCGTCTTGAGATGCACACGAGTTAACACTCACCACTGAACCGGATCTCACATTTTTATCACAGTACGACTTGAAATCACCAAAAATATCTCGACTGGAGCCCATCTGGCTCAGTCCTGATAACAAGCTAGATTTCCGAACGTTCCGAAAATTTTCAAACTCTTTCTCAAACTCCAAAAAAGTTTCATCATTATCGAAAAAATCAGAAAACAGGTCAGAGTTTAAAGATACATCCCCGCCGTTGTCACTGGGTGCTGAATTTCCAAGGCTTTGCTCAGAACGAGCCAAGTAATTTGCATTATCTCTCGAAAGTCGTCTACGAGACTCGGGGCTGGACAAAAATGGCATATTATCCATTTGCCGTGATAACCGAGCTTTATTCACAGTGTCAAAAACACGTTCAAACTCCTGGAAATGCTCGTCTCCATTCAAAAAGTCCATGAGTATGTCCCTGATGCCCGAGCTAATGCCGCTTCTTCTGTCGAAACCAAATACACCACTGCGCCGATCGAAGTCGGCCCTCAAGCCGAAATTGTCTGGCTTAGAAAGCGCCTCTTCCGTGATATGCGCTTTGCAAGGTTTCCCGTTAGAGCGATCGGTGATTACATGCAAGTTTTCGTTAGCGTCAAGCTTATCAGATGTTGCCTTTGAAATGACACTGTTGGTGGGCGGCTTGCTTCGTTCATGGTGATGTTTGCGCCTGTTCTGGCAAACACTGTTGGGCCGGCAGATGATTTCCAAATCTTCTTTTAAGGCGGCGTAGCTGAGCTGGCCGCCGGATTTCTGGTCACCACTTTGGCAGTTCCGTTTGAGCTTCTGAAAGTCTTTTAAATCCTGCTTGAAGTCTTCAAAATCCTGCTCGTCCTTAAAACCGtacagaaaataataatatttagaaGCGGGAAGATCTGAGAATTTAAGATTAAATATGCTACTCGCGGAGTCAGAAGAAGAGCACACTTGAATATTTTCCGCTCCTTGACTGTAGTAACCACTATCCTCCATAACTAGCCACAGCCTAAAGCCTACACCCTACCTAATCTACGCACCAAACCCACTTGAACATATCTCTCAACGGGTGCGAAATAAGGGGAAATAGGCAGCAGAATGAGAAGCCTAAGTTCATATCAAAATGACAAATGACCAGCAGAATGTCTTCTACCGACATTGAAAGTTTGAATGCACGCAATACGGTAagctgcgaaaaaaaaaaagcaaatacaaCACAGCAAGTATGTCTGGGTTTTTTTGTCCGCAAAATGGGCCACAGAATTCACAAGAGGAACATTTCTGGAGCCAATGAGCAAGAACTATGGAGAACAGATGTGCTTTCGTTTCATATCACGACATCAAAGTCCTTCCTTTCCTTCGATACACATTTATGAGAAAAACAAGGACTGGATGCggttttacaaaaacaaagagAACAAAATTCCATTTCTGAACACCAAGCAACCAACAAAGACGAGAGTCTAAGTAACATTGTGCTGACTAGGGGAACAACTCCCAGCGTCAGCCAGCTACCCCTATCACCAAGGTATGAGTTTAATAACTCAACTACAATGACGTAGGAGCGCTCCAAGAACTGCCAGGTAGAGTGAGCAAGACAAGGGGTGGGGGTGGCGGCGAGAAAAGGGGGGCGGAAGGGCGCAGGACTatactatttataaataaagcCGACGCTGGAGAGATTTCGGGACTAAATCTAGCTTAGAGCTTCCTAGAAGTAGAGgcaaaaaaaagaacaaactcaccaccaacatttttttttgaggggaaGTGAAGACAGAGCCAACAATAAACAAGCTGAACTTCAGATTTCAAAAACAGTGCAATGGAAAAGAGCCAAATATTAGGCCATTACAAGCATAAGATAAATAAAGATTTAACAGGACAGGAAGGTATACTGTATATGTAAAACTTGTGCGGGAAATGAACATATAATAGGGCAGGACGCTATACTATACAATTTAAGACATGAgcgggaaataaaaaaaaaacactatttaccGACGCCATTCCATGTGTAGTAGTAGTACATGCACGCGCGTCCAA
This genomic stretch from Biomphalaria glabrata chromosome 4, xgBioGlab47.1, whole genome shotgun sequence harbors:
- the LOC106050900 gene encoding uncharacterized protein LOC106050900 isoform X2, with the protein product MCCPLCVYVSVLDARACTTTTHGMASDEQDFEDFKQDLKDFQKLKRNCQSGDQKSGGQLSYAALKEDLEIICRPNSVCQNRRKHHHERSKPPTNSVISKATSDKLDANENLHVITDRSNGKPCKAHITEEALSKPDNFGLRADFDRRSGVFGFDRRSGISSGIRDILMDFLNGDEHFQEFERVFDTVNKARLSRQMDNMPFLSSPESRRRLSRDNANYLARSEQSLGNSAPSDNGGDVSLNSDLFSDFFDNDETFLEFEKEFENFRNVRKSSLLSGLSQMGSSRDIFGDFKSYCDKNVRSGSVVSVNSCASQDEAKPSCTDEHPQGGLIWRSIEDWEKILKKMRRNSRLLLDGCSHRSKYGLSRGGFQQKHLKTQSMADLSGCHGHDDDHRSFLDLKDNSHSAQSCVFTDLSLPASIRLSSLRNCDSSSSLSDDAGDDHSSSSLWSDQLNDGSHYSSTSTLCSSREDLSCSFSCSCCSDLHIDEDTDEDFSYSQSPTSRNRSHSLINIGHRVTKLDHNHSCSADDLLCLIRPRGGQSPASPVLPEHRDTRARALHRMPTWDSSDADDDEGCPEWSCNLSDVGSEQYHTASSDFSSQFSTAKSDLSSDLAAIRSKQNTEEKLSPNGTDKPVAPGCFHSYHGREKGKLYTDSSRPHCGCACQYTCHQHCVPAVTLNCKSVSEDSVQVKTPTPTEPRSQLETSLSLGNIHARPGCARSVTLPNSQGSTLPTQQHPRICSPHIAQGTNSQVYVPGSSSSPLLARSASEGYVTAQLPGGISRPTTLSSATESSSHPIANANPQTLVQSSSSLVDNVNVTGQLSSSCQVSSSHNVTHHITEQDVTLQLHGPEVNSEEATEKDETDSGYRSGTIPDDKLPRVPSQDTLDRQELKRKIAKFNHFVPSVSLKVAEKESFQGFLKVTLNLIRPITMELGARPPSIYELLTREHIIEENTQQVAFYMPRDTHKSLHINSDTTTKEVITSLLKKFHIIDHPRKFAMYEQEFSERNKLVRLRRLTDKDFPLRAMLTWDPERMKNYRIVLQENETGEIVWDAFSLPELNNFLKVLDREEKETILELKHKYAYMRQYMERRLTELRTIKAKK
- the LOC106050900 gene encoding uncharacterized protein LOC106050900 isoform X3; this translates as MIASRSFELLKYLFYDEQDFEDFKQDLKDFQKLKRNCQSGDQKSGGQLSYAALKEDLEIICRPNSVCQNRRKHHHERSKPPTNSVISKATSDKLDANENLHVITDRSNGKPCKAHITEEALSKPDNFGLRADFDRRSGVFGFDRRSGISSGIRDILMDFLNGDEHFQEFERVFDTVNKARLSRQMDNMPFLSSPESRRRLSRDNANYLARSEQSLGNSAPSDNGGDVSLNSDLFSDFFDNDETFLEFEKEFENFRNVRKSSLLSGLSQMGSSRDIFGDFKSYCDKNVRSGSVVSVNSCASQDEAKPSCTDEHPQGGLIWRSIEDWEKILKKMRRNSRLLLDGCSHRSKYGLSRGGFQQKHLKTQSMADLSGCHGHDDDHRSFLDLKDNSHSAQSCVFTDLSLPASIRLSSLRNCDSSSSLSDDAGDDHSSSSLWSDQLNDGSHYSSTSTLCSSREDLSCSFSCSCCSDLHIDEDTDEDFSYSQSPTSRNRSHSLINIGHRVTKLDHNHSCSADDLLCLIRPRGGQSPASPVLPEHRDTRARALHRMPTWDSSDADDDEGCPEWSCNLSDVGSEQYHTASSDFSSQFSTAKSDLSSDLAAIRSKQNTEEKLSPNGTDKPVAPGCFHSYHGREKGKLYTDSSRPHCGCACQYTCHQHCVPAVTLNCKSVSEDSVQVKTPTPTEPRSQLETSLSLGNIHARPGCARSVTLPNSQGSTLPTQQHPRICSPHIAQGTNSQVYVPGSSSSPLLARSASEGYVTAQLPGGISRPTTLSSATESSSHPIANANPQTLVQSSSSLVDNVNVTGQLSSSCQVSSSHNVTHHITEQDVTLQLHGPEVNSEEATEKDETDSGYRSGTIPDDKLPRVPSQDTLDRQELKRKIAKFNHFVPSVSLKVAEKESFQGFLKVTLNLIRPITMELGARPPSIYELLTREHIIEENTQQVAFYMPRDTHKSLHINSDTTTKEVITSLLKKFHIIDHPRKFAMYEQEFSERNKLVRLRRLTDKDFPLRAMLTWDPERMKNYRIVLQENETGEIVWDAFSLPELNNFLKVLDREEKETILELKHKYAYMRQYMERRLTELRTIKAKK
- the LOC106050900 gene encoding uncharacterized protein LOC106050900 isoform X1 yields the protein MEDSGYYSQGAENIQVCSSSDSASSIFNLKFSDLPASKYYYFLYGFKDEQDFEDFKQDLKDFQKLKRNCQSGDQKSGGQLSYAALKEDLEIICRPNSVCQNRRKHHHERSKPPTNSVISKATSDKLDANENLHVITDRSNGKPCKAHITEEALSKPDNFGLRADFDRRSGVFGFDRRSGISSGIRDILMDFLNGDEHFQEFERVFDTVNKARLSRQMDNMPFLSSPESRRRLSRDNANYLARSEQSLGNSAPSDNGGDVSLNSDLFSDFFDNDETFLEFEKEFENFRNVRKSSLLSGLSQMGSSRDIFGDFKSYCDKNVRSGSVVSVNSCASQDEAKPSCTDEHPQGGLIWRSIEDWEKILKKMRRNSRLLLDGCSHRSKYGLSRGGFQQKHLKTQSMADLSGCHGHDDDHRSFLDLKDNSHSAQSCVFTDLSLPASIRLSSLRNCDSSSSLSDDAGDDHSSSSLWSDQLNDGSHYSSTSTLCSSREDLSCSFSCSCCSDLHIDEDTDEDFSYSQSPTSRNRSHSLINIGHRVTKLDHNHSCSADDLLCLIRPRGGQSPASPVLPEHRDTRARALHRMPTWDSSDADDDEGCPEWSCNLSDVGSEQYHTASSDFSSQFSTAKSDLSSDLAAIRSKQNTEEKLSPNGTDKPVAPGCFHSYHGREKGKLYTDSSRPHCGCACQYTCHQHCVPAVTLNCKSVSEDSVQVKTPTPTEPRSQLETSLSLGNIHARPGCARSVTLPNSQGSTLPTQQHPRICSPHIAQGTNSQVYVPGSSSSPLLARSASEGYVTAQLPGGISRPTTLSSATESSSHPIANANPQTLVQSSSSLVDNVNVTGQLSSSCQVSSSHNVTHHITEQDVTLQLHGPEVNSEEATEKDETDSGYRSGTIPDDKLPRVPSQDTLDRQELKRKIAKFNHFVPSVSLKVAEKESFQGFLKVTLNLIRPITMELGARPPSIYELLTREHIIEENTQQVAFYMPRDTHKSLHINSDTTTKEVITSLLKKFHIIDHPRKFAMYEQEFSERNKLVRLRRLTDKDFPLRAMLTWDPERMKNYRIVLQENETGEIVWDAFSLPELNNFLKVLDREEKETILELKHKYAYMRQYMERRLTELRTIKAKK